The sequence ACTTTGAGGGCGGCAAGGTCGAGGCCGCCCGCCGCTCCCTCGCCTATATGGGTCTGGAGCCGGGTCAGAAGCTGTCGGACATCGCGATCGACACGGTCTTCATCGGCTCCTGCACCAACGGCCGGATCGAGGATCTTCGTGAAGTGGCGAAGGTCATGAAGGGCCACAAGGTGAAGGACGGCCTGCGCGCGATGATCGTGCCCGGCTCCGGCCTCGTCCGCGCACAGGCCGAAGAAGAGGGCATCGCCGACCAGCTCAAGGAAGCAGGCTTCGAATGGCGCATGGCCGGCTGCTCCATGTGCCTCGCGATGAACCCCGACCAGTTGAGCCCCGAGGAGCGGTGCATCTCCACCTCCAACCGCAACTTCGAGGGACGCCAGGGCCGCGGCGGCCGCACCCACCTCGCCTCCCCGGCGATGGCGGCGGCGGCAGCGATCACCGGCCGCCTGACGGACGTGCGGGAGTTGGGATAGGTGTCGACGGCATCGGCGGGAATGACGCCGCAGGAATGCCTGCGGCGCGCCTCCGTCGAAGGAGCGTGTGAGGCAGCACAAAGCTATGGGGACGAGCTGTCCGAAGCGGTTAAACATCGGCAGCTCACCAGCTTTGAGAAAGACTATCTCGCGCTGCATATCGCCCAGAACTACCTCAGCGTGATGGGAGTTATCGACCTCCTGAGCTTCCAGCCTCAGATCTTCGTCCGGATCATCGAGTTGGCGAAGCAATATGAGGCGGAAACCCTGCTGCCTTTGCTTACTGCGGCTTGTCGCTGTCTCGATCTCACCGAGGATGCGTCCGCGAACGAAATCGCAGAAAAAATCGCGCGATGGCATGGGGGTGCGGTAACCGCCGGCTCCGATCAACTCACGATCATTCAAGAAGACATATTCGATCGTTTCCGAGCAGACGGCGATCAGGAATGGGCCGCCATGATGATGCGGTTCATCTCCACGGAAGCGAACGAGCAAACCGGAGAATGCTAGAATGGAAAAGTTCACCACCCTTACCGGCGTTGCGGCGCCCATGCCGCTCGTCAACATCGACACGGACATGATCATCCCCAAGCAGTTCCTGAAGACGATCAAGCGGACGGGGCTGGGCAAGAATCTCTTTGACGAGATGCGCTATGATTCCGACGGAAACGAGATCGCGGACTTCGTGCTGAACCAGCCCTCTTACCGAAATGCGAAAATACTCGTCGCAGGAGACAACTTCGGATGCGGATCAAGCCGTGAACATGCCCCCTGGGCCCTCGCGGATTTCGGAATCCGTTGCGTGATCAGCACATCTTTCGCCGATATCTTTTTCAATAACTGCTTCAAGAATGGAATCCTCCCCATCGTTCTGCCACAGTCCGAGGTAGACAAGTTGATGGATGACGCAGAGCGTGGGGCGAATGCGGTCATGACCGTCGATCTGGA is a genomic window of Pontivivens ytuae containing:
- the leuD gene encoding 3-isopropylmalate dehydratase small subunit; translated protein: MEKFTTLTGVAAPMPLVNIDTDMIIPKQFLKTIKRTGLGKNLFDEMRYDSDGNEIADFVLNQPSYRNAKILVAGDNFGCGSSREHAPWALADFGIRCVISTSFADIFFNNCFKNGILPIVLPQSEVDKLMDDAERGANAVMTVDLESQTITGPDGGTIHFDVEPFRKHCLLNGLDDIGLTLQKADAIDAFEARYRGEAPWL